The sequence TTGGAGCTCTTTTGGCTACTTTATTTTTTCTAACTTTGATAGTTTTTTTAGGATCTATAACAAATAATTTTTTATCTCAACGAATACTGAGTTTATTAAATTCAGGTGTTGGACTTGTTTTAATATATTTTGGAGTGAAAAAAGGCTTGGCATCTATAAAATTAAAAAAGATGATTAAATAAAATATATTTAAGAGGAGATAATGATGACGGAAAGAGAGAAAATGTTAGCTGGTTTGTTATATGATTGTGGAGATAGTGAACTATTAGCTCAATGGCATAAAGCTAAAGATTTAATAAGATCTTACAATCAAATAGACTCTAGTAATTTAGAAGAAAAAAATGCAATATTGACAGAATTATTAGGAGGTAAGGGAAAAAACCTTTGGATTACAGCGCCTTTTTTTGTAGACTATGGAAATAATATTTATTTTGGAAATAATTGTGAAGTAAATATGAATTGCACCTTTTTAGATGATAATAAAATTATAATTGGAGATAATATTTTAATTGCTCCCAATGTTCAAATATATACAGCATTCCATCCCTTAAATGCCATTGATAGGTTTGGAGAAATAAAAGAAGATGGAACATTTGAATTTTGTAAAACTCAAACAGCACCAGTAACAATAGGAGATAATGTTTGGATAGGTGGAGGTGTTATAATTCTACCTGGAGTCACAATTGGAAATAATGTTGTTATAGGAGCTGGAAGTGTTGTAACAAAAGATATTCCTTCCAATTTTCTTGCTTTTGGAAATCCCTGTAAAGTTATTAAAAGTTTAAGCAAATAAAAGCAATATAACTTTTCTAATTGTTAATTATGAAGTGTTAGTTATAAGA is a genomic window of Cetobacterium somerae ATCC BAA-474 containing:
- a CDS encoding sugar O-acetyltransferase, with the protein product MTEREKMLAGLLYDCGDSELLAQWHKAKDLIRSYNQIDSSNLEEKNAILTELLGGKGKNLWITAPFFVDYGNNIYFGNNCEVNMNCTFLDDNKIIIGDNILIAPNVQIYTAFHPLNAIDRFGEIKEDGTFEFCKTQTAPVTIGDNVWIGGGVIILPGVTIGNNVVIGAGSVVTKDIPSNFLAFGNPCKVIKSLSK